Proteins from a single region of Campylobacter sputorum:
- the modA gene encoding molybdate ABC transporter substrate-binding protein: MKRLFLLILVSACLLNAASIRVAAAANIGYVFEELKKEFLKTRPNDKVEVTLGSSGKLNAQIKAGANYAIFMAANMDFADDLYKNGFSKNAPEIYTRGVLMMFSKEKRDMDKGLELLKDDKIHKIAVANTKTAPYGIASLEAFKKSGVYESIKDKIVQADSISGVLPYALTAAEIGFIPKSGLAGKDEYKKGENFMEVDRSLYTPIDQAMVLIKAYENNTLAQDFYKFIKSDVAKSIFAKHGYE; the protein is encoded by the coding sequence ATGAAAAGATTGTTTTTGCTAATTTTAGTTAGCGCTTGTTTGCTAAATGCTGCAAGCATAAGAGTGGCTGCTGCTGCAAATATAGGCTATGTTTTTGAAGAACTTAAAAAAGAATTTCTAAAAACTAGACCAAATGATAAAGTTGAGGTTACGCTTGGAAGCAGTGGAAAACTTAATGCACAAATTAAAGCAGGAGCGAATTATGCGATTTTTATGGCAGCAAATATGGATTTTGCTGATGACTTATATAAAAATGGGTTTAGTAAAAATGCCCCTGAAATTTATACTCGTGGTGTTTTGATGATGTTTAGCAAAGAAAAAAGAGATATGGATAAAGGTTTAGAACTTTTAAAGGATGATAAAATTCATAAAATTGCTGTTGCAAATACAAAAACAGCACCATATGGCATAGCGTCTCTTGAAGCTTTTAAAAAAAGTGGAGTTTATGAGAGCATAAAAGATAAAATAGTTCAAGCAGATAGTATTTCTGGAGTTTTACCTTATGCATTAACTGCAGCTGAGATAGGATTTATACCAAAATCTGGACTTGCTGGAAAAGATGAATATAAAAAGGGTGAGAACTTTATGGAAGTTGATAGATCACTTTATACTCCTATTGATCAAGCTATGGTGTTGATAAAGGCATATGAAAACAACACTTTGGCACAAGATTTTTATAAATTTATAAAAAGCGATGTCGCTAAATCCATATTTGCAAAACATGGATACGAATAA
- a CDS encoding TOBE domain-containing protein, whose amino-acid sequence MDTNKIYSRVVSIKTNGSLNLINLSSDVGDLAFVSLDILLSLNDKVVVGFKSSAVAICKTKRDDLSYLNQIEVEISSIEKGEILTKIVGCKNGIFISSLITTNSTNRLNLQVGENVVFLIKSTDMFLV is encoded by the coding sequence ATGGATACGAATAAGATTTATTCAAGAGTCGTTAGCATAAAGACTAATGGCTCTTTAAATTTAATAAATTTATCTAGTGATGTTGGTGATCTTGCGTTTGTTTCTTTGGATATTTTGTTATCTTTAAATGATAAAGTAGTTGTTGGTTTTAAGTCATCAGCAGTTGCAATTTGCAAAACAAAAAGAGATGATTTAAGCTATTTAAATCAAATTGAAGTAGAGATTTCTAGTATAGAAAAAGGAGAAATTTTAACAAAAATAGTAGGTTGTAAAAATGGGATATTTATATCTTCATTGATAACTACAAATTCAACAAATAGACTAAATTTACAAGTTGGTGAAAATGTAGTATTTCTTATAAAATCAACTGATATGTTTTTAGTGTAA
- the modB gene encoding molybdate ABC transporter permease subunit gives MNFTPFVVSFKLAFITTLVLFILVLPVAYALSGSKSRLKPFIESIAALPLVLPPTVMGFYLLFTFSKNSTIGGFLFENFGIELVFSFSGLVFASCIYSLPFMFQPLLSGFESLNKNIIEASYLSGKSKITTLFFIALPNIKPSLITAFVITFAHTVGEFGIVLMVGGSVEGKTKVASIAIYEFSEIMDYSSAHIYSAIMLIISFVVLLSVYFFNQKAKS, from the coding sequence ATAAATTTTACACCATTTGTTGTATCTTTTAAGTTAGCGTTTATTACGACTTTAGTGCTTTTTATACTTGTTTTACCAGTTGCTTATGCTCTTAGTGGCAGTAAAAGTAGATTAAAGCCTTTTATAGAAAGTATAGCGGCTCTCCCGCTTGTTTTACCTCCAACTGTTATGGGTTTTTATTTGCTTTTTACATTTTCAAAAAATTCAACTATAGGTGGGTTTTTATTTGAAAATTTTGGCATAGAACTTGTTTTTAGCTTTAGCGGACTTGTTTTTGCAAGTTGTATATACTCACTCCCATTTATGTTCCAACCTTTGTTATCAGGTTTTGAGAGTTTAAATAAAAATATTATAGAAGCTTCATATCTAAGCGGTAAAAGTAAGATTACAACCCTTTTTTTTATAGCCCTTCCAAATATAAAACCATCTTTAATAACTGCTTTTGTTATAACATTTGCTCACACTGTTGGTGAGTTTGGTATAGTTTTAATGGTTGGCGGAAGCGTGGAAGGAAAGACAAAAGTTGCTAGTATAGCGATATATGAATTTTCTGAAATTATGGATTATAGCTCGGCTCATATTTATAGTGCTATCATGTTAATAATATCTTTTGTTGTCTTGCTTAGTGTGTATTTTTTTAACCAAAAGGCAAAATCATGA
- a CDS encoding ABC transporter ATP-binding protein has translation MIEIAIKKPLYQDIFLDVNLQIQDKTFLAISGASGSGKTTFLRCLAGLEKCSGIIKINGEIWQDGKTFLKPQNRKIGFVFQDYALFENLSVEKNFLFVEKDYKLCDKLLDMLDLKKHKDRHPSKLSGGQKQRVALGRAMMRKPILLLLDEPLSALDPSLRLKLQDEILKIHNEFGTTTMLVSHSPSEIYKLATFIIEMSNGHIIKNGTPKEVLLKQNGSQKFSFMGTILDIQKVDAIFVVTLSIGQQITQVAIDSDEGLKIGEDVNINTKAFNLNLSKI, from the coding sequence ATGATAGAAATAGCTATAAAAAAACCTCTCTATCAAGATATATTTTTAGATGTAAATTTACAGATTCAAGATAAGACATTTTTAGCTATAAGTGGGGCTAGTGGAAGCGGTAAAACCACTTTTCTTAGATGTTTAGCTGGTCTTGAAAAGTGTAGTGGGATTATAAAAATTAATGGAGAAATTTGGCAGGATGGAAAAACATTTTTAAAACCTCAAAATCGTAAAATAGGCTTTGTTTTTCAAGATTATGCTCTGTTTGAAAATTTAAGTGTAGAAAAAAATTTTCTTTTTGTTGAGAAAGATTATAAGTTGTGTGATAAGCTTCTTGATATGCTTGATTTAAAAAAACATAAAGATCGCCACCCATCTAAGTTGAGTGGCGGACAGAAGCAAAGAGTTGCACTTGGTAGAGCGATGATGAGAAAGCCTATACTTTTACTTCTTGATGAGCCTCTTTCTGCATTAGATCCTAGTTTGCGTCTTAAGCTTCAAGATGAAATTTTGAAAATCCACAATGAGTTTGGCACTACAACAATGCTAGTTAGCCATAGCCCAAGTGAAATTTACAAATTAGCAACTTTTATAATAGAGATGAGTAATGGTCATATCATTAAAAACGGAACTCCAAAGGAAGTTCTATTAAAACAGAATGGAAGCCAGAAATTTTCATTTATGGGAACTATTTTAGATATACAAAAAGTTGATGCTATATTTGTTGTTACTCTATCTATCGGACAACAAATTACTCAAGTTGCTATAGATAGCGATGAAGGGCTTAAGATCGGTGAAGATGTTAATATAAATACTAAAGCATTTAATCTAAATTTAAGCAAAATTTAA
- the modA gene encoding molybdate ABC transporter substrate-binding protein, which produces MQSLENKKFTRIATPDNKKSIYGIAATEVLNNTNLKIDNKLLFVSTVPQTASYVISREVDAGFVNLSEALSIQDKIGGIYKIDENLYKEISIVAFVLQPCNKNKLCNEFLEFLNSDKAKAIVNKYGL; this is translated from the coding sequence TTGCAAAGTTTAGAAAATAAAAAATTTACTAGAATTGCTACGCCTGATAACAAAAAATCAATTTATGGTATAGCTGCCACGGAAGTTTTAAATAATACTAACTTAAAAATAGACAATAAATTACTTTTTGTAAGCACAGTTCCGCAAACTGCATCATATGTCATTAGCAGAGAGGTTGATGCTGGTTTTGTAAATTTAAGTGAAGCTTTGAGTATACAAGATAAAATAGGTGGAATTTATAAAATAGATGAAAATTTATATAAAGAGATTTCAATTGTAGCTTTTGTTTTACAACCTTGTAATAAAAATAAACTTTGTAATGAATTTTTAGAATTTTTAAATAGTGATAAGGCAAAGGCAATAGTTAATAAATATGGATTATAG
- the modD gene encoding ModD protein: MDIINRYINEDLPYVDLTTSLQNFADIKAILEIYTRDTSIMSGGEFAKQIAIKFNCKSEFIAKDGEMINANSLIFKANGSYENIHKIWKLIQNLLEYMIAIATYCRKMLNEIRKVNNYCQILGTRKTFPNAKEFCIKALIDGGGMIHRLNLSDSILFFENHRILYEDDSKFYEFLSDVKLKFIEKKLVVEALSIEDAINLLKICDCVQLDKMSLDDTQNILKLRDEKYKNVKIISAGGINLQNIKEYAKVGVDGIVTSAMYYNVKDDLKARILKI, from the coding sequence ATGGATATAATCAATAGATATATAAACGAGGATCTGCCGTATGTTGATCTAACTACATCATTGCAAAATTTTGCGGATATAAAAGCGATATTAGAAATATATACAAGAGATACTTCTATAATGAGCGGTGGTGAATTTGCTAAGCAAATAGCTATTAAATTTAATTGTAAGAGTGAATTTATAGCAAAAGATGGTGAGATGATAAATGCAAATTCCCTTATTTTTAAAGCAAATGGAAGTTATGAAAATATACATAAAATTTGGAAGTTAATACAGAATTTGCTTGAATACATGATTGCAATTGCAACATATTGTCGTAAAATGCTTAATGAAATTAGAAAAGTTAATAATTATTGTCAAATTTTAGGAACTAGAAAAACTTTTCCAAATGCTAAAGAATTTTGTATAAAAGCACTAATTGATGGAGGCGGTATGATTCATAGATTAAACTTAAGTGATAGCATTTTGTTTTTTGAAAATCATAGAATTTTATACGAAGATGACTCCAAATTTTATGAATTTTTAAGTGATGTAAAACTTAAATTTATTGAGAAAAAGTTAGTAGTTGAGGCTTTAAGTATAGAAGATGCTATAAATTTACTTAAAATTTGCGACTGCGTACAACTTGATAAAATGAGCTTAGATGATACGCAAAATATCTTAAAATTAAGAGATGAAAAATATAAAAATGTTAAAATTATCTCAGCTGGCGGTATAAATTTACAAAATATAAAAGAATATGCAAAAGTAGGAGTTGATGGTATAGTAACTAGTGCTATGTACTATAATGTAAAAGATGATTTAAAAGCTAGGATTTTAAAAATTTAA
- the infC gene encoding translation initiation factor IF-3 — translation MSKEKEVLLNEEIEAREVRCIGDDGTVYGVISSDEALNIAYKMGLDLVLIAPDAKPPVCKVMDYSKFRYQQEKKKKEAKKKQKVIDVKEIKLSLKIAQNDINYKVKHAIEFLEEGKHVRFRVFLKGREMATPEAGAELLEKVWAMVENIAQRDKAPIFEGRYVNMLVFPKKG, via the coding sequence TTGAGTAAAGAAAAAGAAGTTTTGCTCAACGAAGAGATAGAAGCAAGGGAGGTAAGATGTATTGGGGATGATGGCACAGTTTATGGTGTGATATCATCGGATGAAGCATTAAATATAGCTTATAAAATGGGACTTGATTTGGTTTTAATAGCTCCTGATGCAAAACCGCCAGTTTGCAAGGTGATGGACTATAGTAAATTTAGATACCAACAAGAAAAAAAGAAAAAAGAAGCTAAGAAAAAACAGAAAGTTATAGATGTAAAAGAGATAAAACTTTCTTTAAAAATAGCTCAAAATGATATAAATTATAAAGTTAAGCATGCTATAGAATTTCTTGAAGAAGGCAAACACGTAAGATTTAGAGTTTTTCTAAAAGGTAGAGAAATGGCAACACCAGAAGCAGGGGCTGAACTTTTAGAGAAAGTTTGGGCAATGGTTGAAAATATTGCACAAAGAGATAAAGCTCCAATCTTCGAAGGAAGATATGTAAATATGCTTGTATTTCCTAAAAAAGGATAG
- the thrS gene encoding threonine--tRNA ligase, translating into MSDIIAYKVNDVIIDTQSYSGNGGEPIYFDNSKEALEVIRHSCAHLMAEAITKLYKDAQFFVGPAIEDGFYYDFRATKENGEKLGESDLADIEKKMKELAEAKVEIVKTFSTKKEVTQKFKNDDLKMEVLKRIPDGEVSIYSQGSFEDICRGPHVPNTKYLRFFKLTRVAGAYLGGDENKEMLTRIYGVAFADKNSLNQHIKMLEEAKKRDHRKLGVEMKLFTFDEQIGAGLPIWLPNGARMRSKLEKQLFIAHRNRGYEPVRGPEILKADAWKISGHYTNYKENMYFTNIEEQEYGIKPMNCVGHIKVYQSEIRSYRDLPLKFFEYGVVHRHEKSGVMHGLFRVREFTQDDAHIFCMPSQIKENVLEILSFVDNIMKIFGFEYEMEISTKPTKAIGDDEVWEIATKALKDALDEHNFKYGIDEGGGAFYGPKIDIKITDALKRKWQCGTVQVDFNLPQRFELAYIDQNNEKQRPVMIHRAILGSFERFIGILIEHCAGELPFFMAPQQVVIIPISENHENYAKEIQNKLQNTDIDSEIYNKNESLNKRIRTAEKARVPMILVIGDNEVENKTVALRDRRARTQSNISLNEFLKLTKEKLDEVHF; encoded by the coding sequence ATGAGCGATATAATCGCATATAAAGTTAATGATGTTATTATAGATACACAAAGTTACAGTGGAAATGGTGGCGAACCTATATATTTTGATAATTCAAAGGAAGCCCTAGAAGTCATAAGACACTCATGTGCACATTTGATGGCTGAGGCTATAACAAAACTATATAAAGATGCCCAATTTTTTGTAGGTCCTGCTATAGAAGATGGATTTTATTATGATTTTAGAGCAACAAAAGAAAATGGTGAAAAACTTGGAGAAAGTGATTTAGCCGACATTGAAAAAAAGATGAAAGAGTTAGCTGAGGCTAAAGTTGAGATTGTTAAAACATTCTCTACTAAAAAAGAAGTAACGCAGAAATTTAAAAACGATGACCTAAAAATGGAAGTGCTTAAACGCATTCCAGATGGCGAAGTTAGCATATATTCGCAAGGAAGTTTTGAAGATATATGTCGTGGCCCACATGTGCCAAATACAAAATATTTAAGATTTTTTAAACTAACAAGAGTAGCTGGTGCTTATCTTGGTGGCGATGAAAATAAAGAGATGCTTACAAGAATTTATGGTGTAGCTTTTGCTGATAAAAATAGCCTGAATCAACACATAAAAATGCTTGAAGAAGCTAAAAAAAGAGATCATAGAAAACTTGGTGTAGAGATGAAACTCTTTACATTTGATGAACAAATTGGAGCAGGTCTACCTATATGGCTACCAAATGGTGCGAGAATGCGAAGCAAACTTGAAAAACAACTTTTTATCGCACATAGAAACAGAGGTTATGAACCCGTTCGGGGTCCTGAAATACTAAAAGCTGACGCTTGGAAAATTTCTGGTCATTACACAAATTACAAAGAAAATATGTATTTTACAAACATAGAAGAGCAAGAATATGGCATAAAACCTATGAATTGCGTTGGCCATATAAAAGTTTATCAAAGTGAAATAAGAAGTTATCGTGATTTACCACTTAAATTTTTTGAATACGGCGTAGTTCATAGACATGAAAAAAGTGGCGTTATGCATGGGCTTTTTAGAGTTAGAGAATTTACTCAAGATGATGCTCATATATTTTGTATGCCATCACAAATCAAAGAAAATGTGCTTGAAATTTTAAGTTTCGTCGATAATATAATGAAAATTTTTGGTTTTGAATACGAAATGGAAATATCAACTAAACCTACAAAAGCTATAGGAGATGATGAGGTTTGGGAAATCGCAACCAAGGCTTTAAAAGATGCACTAGATGAACACAACTTTAAATACGGAATTGATGAGGGTGGTGGTGCATTTTATGGACCAAAAATTGATATAAAAATAACAGACGCATTGAAAAGAAAATGGCAGTGTGGAACCGTGCAAGTTGATTTTAACTTACCACAAAGATTTGAGCTTGCATATATAGATCAAAATAACGAAAAACAACGCCCTGTTATGATTCACAGAGCCATACTTGGTAGTTTTGAGAGATTTATAGGTATTTTGATAGAACATTGTGCTGGCGAACTTCCATTTTTTATGGCACCACAACAAGTTGTTATAATACCGATAAGTGAAAATCACGAAAATTATGCTAAAGAAATTCAAAATAAACTCCAAAATACCGATATAGATAGCGAAATTTACAATAAAAACGAAAGCTTAAACAAACGCATAAGAACAGCAGAAAAAGCTAGAGTTCCTATGATTTTAGTCATTGGAGATAACGAAGTAGAAAACAAAACAGTTGCTCTTAGAGATAGAAGGGCTAGAACTCAGTCTAATATAAGTTTAAATGAGTTTTTAAAATTAACAAAGGAGAAACTTGATGAGGTGCATTTTTGA
- a CDS encoding TerC family protein: MLDLFISPEAWISFLTLTSLEIVLGIDNIIFIAILCDKLPISRRSKARILGLGLAMISRILLLFSLFWIMKLTTPLFSVFNIEISGRDIILILGGLFLLFKSTTEIHSSVMGEEHTQNKDIAKATFGTILIQIAILDIVFSLDSVITAVGMADHIEIMIAAVVVAVGVMMIASGAISKFVSNNPTIKILALSFLILVGVSLIADGLGFHIPKGYIYFSMAFSLAVEMINIAMRKKNKS, encoded by the coding sequence ATGTTAGATCTTTTTATCTCTCCTGAAGCTTGGATAAGTTTTTTAACCCTTACCTCACTTGAGATTGTCTTAGGAATCGATAATATAATATTCATAGCTATTTTGTGCGATAAATTGCCTATTTCTCGGCGTAGTAAAGCTAGAATTTTAGGGCTTGGACTTGCTATGATTAGTAGAATTTTATTGCTTTTTAGCTTGTTTTGGATTATGAAACTTACTACCCCGCTTTTTAGTGTTTTTAATATAGAAATTTCTGGACGAGATATTATTTTGATATTAGGTGGTTTGTTCTTGCTTTTTAAATCTACAACCGAAATTCACTCAAGTGTTATGGGAGAAGAACATACACAAAATAAAGATATTGCCAAGGCAACTTTTGGAACCATTCTAATTCAAATTGCTATTCTTGATATAGTTTTTTCACTAGATAGTGTTATAACAGCTGTTGGTATGGCTGATCATATTGAGATTATGATAGCAGCAGTTGTAGTTGCTGTTGGTGTTATGATGATTGCAAGTGGTGCAATAAGTAAATTTGTTTCAAATAATCCAACTATAAAAATCTTAGCACTTTCTTTTTTGATACTTGTTGGAGTTTCTTTGATAGCAGATGGTCTTGGTTTTCATATACCAAAAGGTTATATTTATTTTTCTATGGCATTTTCACTAGCTGTAGAGATGATAAATATAGCTATGAGAAAGAAAAATAAGAGTTAA
- a CDS encoding potassium channel family protein, which translates to MKNLSYGVIGLGKFGFVVANELLLQGKSVVIADKDEEVLKKLQDLASHTYILDSTNITALKEAGFSSINMVIVSIGANIENSILTLMALKDIGVKNIIAKASTPIHGQILSKLGATKVIYPEKESAKRLVKEFLIHPEFEIFDLSANTLRVVKIVITQKQNAHTIKSIAKNMKILAYKKEGKEWEIFPDENLDVFVGDNVILFGGIQEFTKFIDEI; encoded by the coding sequence ATGAAAAATTTGTCTTATGGTGTGATAGGGCTTGGGAAATTTGGTTTTGTTGTTGCAAATGAACTTTTATTGCAAGGAAAATCAGTTGTTATAGCTGATAAAGATGAAGAAGTTTTAAAAAAATTACAAGATTTAGCAAGCCATACTTATATACTTGATTCTACAAATATAACTGCTTTAAAAGAAGCTGGTTTTTCTAGTATAAATATGGTTATAGTAAGCATTGGTGCAAATATAGAAAACAGCATACTAACACTAATGGCATTAAAAGATATAGGCGTAAAAAATATAATAGCAAAAGCAAGCACGCCCATACATGGTCAAATTTTATCAAAGCTTGGTGCCACAAAAGTAATATATCCAGAAAAAGAAAGTGCTAAAAGACTTGTAAAAGAATTTTTAATACATCCGGAATTTGAAATATTTGATTTATCTGCAAACACGCTTAGAGTCGTAAAAATTGTAATAACACAAAAACAAAATGCACATACAATAAAATCAATAGCAAAAAATATGAAAATACTTGCATACAAAAAAGAAGGTAAAGAGTGGGAAATTTTTCCTGATGAAAATTTAGATGTTTTTGTAGGAGATAATGTAATTTTATTTGGTGGGATACAAGAATTTACAAAATTTATAGATGAAATTTAG
- a CDS encoding TrkH family potassium uptake protein, which yields MKEAISDRKTIRILSIGYIAIALIGAFLLTLNFAHKHQLSFLDALFTSTSAISMTGLIVKNTTTDFTFYGQMIILALIQIGGFGYIGIGLVIFIIVRKKIGFEGKNLLKESLIYPNMDGVLRFLKKIVIFIVLIEFIGALLLFFKFILIYDFKHALWHSIFHAISAFNNAGFSTFETGLVDFKTDLYVNLIITSLIITGGIGYFVILELYFFQKKRLANLSLHSKLVLSGTAILIIFATLLIFIFEYHNTKSIGSLSFFDKILTSYFTAVNYRTAGFNTLDLGVLKDASLFFGSLFMIIGGAPGGTAGGIKITTIIVLFVYTYWIIKGGRIRVFSQEIPQETINKAFTITVSSIFYILVCVTLLSFFEDKIQFLPLLFETSSAFATVGVSIGNGGTLSLSALFSTNSKILIIILMMSGRIGIYAFFLLIFRQEKEKFIKYPQGKVYL from the coding sequence TTGAAAGAAGCAATTTCAGATAGAAAAACTATAAGAATATTGTCTATTGGTTATATCGCAATAGCTCTAATAGGTGCTTTTTTGCTAACATTAAATTTTGCACACAAGCATCAGTTATCATTTTTAGATGCACTTTTTACAAGCACTTCAGCTATAAGCATGACTGGACTTATAGTTAAAAACACTACAACTGATTTTACTTTTTATGGACAAATGATAATTCTTGCTTTAATTCAAATAGGCGGTTTTGGATACATAGGAATTGGACTTGTTATATTTATAATAGTAAGAAAAAAAATAGGTTTTGAAGGTAAGAATTTATTAAAAGAGTCTTTGATATATCCGAATATGGACGGGGTATTAAGATTTTTAAAAAAGATAGTAATCTTTATAGTTTTGATAGAATTTATTGGTGCTCTTTTGCTATTTTTTAAATTTATACTTATTTATGATTTCAAGCATGCTTTGTGGCACTCTATATTTCATGCAATATCTGCATTTAATAATGCTGGATTTAGCACATTTGAGACAGGGCTTGTTGATTTTAAAACTGATCTTTATGTAAATTTAATCATAACATCTCTTATAATAACAGGTGGAATTGGTTATTTTGTTATATTAGAGCTGTATTTTTTTCAAAAAAAGAGATTGGCAAATCTAAGCTTACATTCAAAACTTGTTCTTAGTGGAACTGCTATACTAATAATATTTGCAACGCTTTTGATATTTATTTTCGAATACCACAATACAAAAAGCATAGGCTCCCTTTCTTTTTTTGATAAAATTTTAACATCTTATTTTACTGCTGTAAATTATAGAACTGCTGGTTTTAACACCCTTGACTTGGGTGTATTAAAAGATGCTAGTTTATTTTTTGGATCTCTTTTTATGATAATAGGTGGTGCTCCTGGTGGAACAGCCGGCGGTATTAAGATAACTACTATCATAGTGCTATTTGTTTATACATATTGGATTATTAAAGGTGGAAGGATAAGAGTTTTTAGTCAAGAAATACCGCAAGAAACTATAAATAAAGCATTTACTATTACTGTTTCTTCGATATTTTATATATTAGTTTGCGTTACACTTTTATCTTTTTTTGAAGATAAAATACAATTTTTGCCACTACTTTTTGAAACCTCATCAGCTTTTGCAACAGTTGGGGTTTCCATAGGGAATGGCGGAACATTATCGCTTAGTGCTCTATTTTCTACAAATAGTAAAATATTAATTATAATACTTATGATGAGTGGTAGAATAGGAATATATGCGTTTTTCTTATTAATTTTTAGACAAGAAAAAGAAAAATTTATAAAATATCCACAAGGAAAGGTGTATTTATGA
- a CDS encoding transglycosylase SLT domain-containing protein, whose protein sequence is MKFITFFILAIFLSNLKAYTNDDIMKAIADVSYKNRIEPEILYTIVKIESNFDPFVISFITTQKEAKLFKTYETSLASIKIGKYSLNRSMWIVNIFPKSEDIAKLIIKNLLKLDYSIDVGLGQINSANFTINEIDKILNPTYNLSKSAKVLRGCFNGKKQNIKHTIECYNYGMRKRNSYPYFQKFIKNYRQDFLKK, encoded by the coding sequence TTGAAATTTATAACATTTTTTATATTGGCAATTTTTTTATCAAATTTAAAAGCATACACAAATGATGATATAATGAAAGCCATAGCCGATGTATCCTATAAAAACAGAATAGAACCTGAAATTTTATACACCATAGTAAAAATAGAAAGCAATTTTGATCCATTTGTAATATCATTTATCACAACACAAAAAGAAGCTAAATTATTCAAAACATATGAAACTTCTTTAGCTTCAATAAAGATAGGTAAATATAGTTTAAACAGATCAATGTGGATTGTAAATATATTTCCAAAAAGCGAAGATATAGCAAAACTTATAATAAAAAATCTATTAAAACTAGATTATAGTATAGATGTGGGTTTAGGTCAAATAAACTCGGCAAATTTCACTATAAATGAAATAGATAAAATTTTAAATCCCACTTATAATCTTTCAAAATCAGCTAAAGTTTTAAGAGGGTGTTTTAATGGCAAAAAACAAAACATAAAACATACCATAGAATGTTACAATTACGGTATGAGAAAACGAAACTCTTATCCGTATTTTCAAAAATTTATAAAAAACTATAGACAAGATTTTTTAAAAAAGTAG